The DNA region TCAAAAATTCTGAAAGGCTAGAGTAATtatattctttgatatttttctgagTTATGAATGAAATTCTACATagtttttcactttaaaagactaaatatatattcagtattccaatggaaaaaaaatgttcaccAACTAATATGGAAGGGTTTACTaattttttatgataaataatttcaataactcttttccttttcttattcatttatagCTGATCTTCTAATGCAAGTGGAAGGAAAACCCAAATGTTGCTTCTTTAAATTTAGCTCtaaaatacaatacaataaaGTAGTAAAGGCCCAACTGTGGATATATCTGAGACCCGTCAAGACTCCTACAACAGTGTTTGTGCAAATCCTGAGACTCATCAAACCCATGAAAGACGGTACAAGGTATACTGGAATCCGATCTCTGAAACTTGACATGAACCCAGGCACTGGTATTTGGCAGAGCATTGATGTGAAGACAGTGTTGCAAAATTGGCTCAAACAGCCTGAATCCAACTTAGGCATTGAAATCAAAGCTTTAGATGAGAATGGTCATGATCTTGCTGTAACCTTCCCAAGACCAGGAGAAGATGGGCTGGTAagtgataaatgaaaataatattctaaCAACCTTGTTATGTTTTTATTCATCATGTGAATGAATAATAGTGGAAAATAACTACCAGTTTCCTATGCTAACAAGCTAGACAAAGGTATCTTACCCCAATGGCAGCCCTGTACCCAATAAAAGTAGGTGTCCAATTTCATATCCAATGAAACACCCTCTTGATATGTCAACTTTGCATGAGGATTAAAAAAACGTTATACCATAGTCCTTAACTCCTCAGGGAGTTCTTTGGAATTGGGAATGAAATATAAAGTGCTTTTCATTGATATGCTACataattatatgaataaaaacacaaaatcttcACAATGGATTCTTGTACATACCCAACAAATTAAACCTTTTCTTGCCCCCAGAAGAGTGTCAAATGTGTTGAAAGTTTTTTGCTTAATAAAGCagagtaaaactttaaaaattataattaaaatacaatgctTTTATTTATAGCAATTAAGTACAAAATGTTTAggcttatattttattaaatataccATATTCAAGGTCCCTCATGATAAATATGTTCATTATGTTCATTATTTTGCAGGCTGTTGATGCATTGATGTTTCTGTAGATTACTTCGTGAATTACACCTAATAAAACTTAAACTTCCAGGCTAGTTAACCTTTGCCACCTAGCTTTATTTCTGAGCTGCCTTACCATTCTTGTGCAAGAGTTTACTTAGGTAATGCCAACTAATTTAATATCAGGCCAAGCAGATGACAATAccttatatattataaaaattactaaaagatattttaaaacttactataaatTGAGTTACTCTTCCAACTTACCtatacttttgttttcaaaaacttatttaatgtgatcatattttttatttccacctATTGACATAATTTACAACAAAAGATTATACTTGCaaacaataaatatatcttttcagTCTTCATGTGGTCTTGGttaaaaagaatatacaattagTAAATCAGATctactttaaatgaaaatagaatcttTTAATATTATGCAATTTTCCAAatgatctatttttctttaaatatgcaaCATAAAATGTTATTGTCTCCCAAAATGATGTTATTCTTTTATACAATCTTAAATAACAACAAGTACCAGGTCTATTTTGATTTTGATATAGGATAAGAACTACTATTAATCATTTAAGAAAGTATTCTTTTTTATAGGTAGCATTTTAACGTAAACCTAGTAACGTAACAGAGGTTTTAATTACTAAACAGATGGTTAACATGACATattcttccaatttttccatataaaagAAGCAAAGTCTTAACGCATTAAAAGATTGCGGCAGGGGAAGGACTAGCAAAtccttttttaaatatctgaatggAAACACTTTTCAGTGAAAGGATAAAGGAAATATTAGTTGTCTTCTTCTGAATCTACCCCTCCCTCTCTTAGAGTTTTTCTTTCCAACCCAATATACAGACCAACACCTTCATCACCCTACCTTCCCTTTTCCTGTTACAATccatatagtgctggaaggtaaCTATTTTGCTTTGGCTTTAATATCCAAGTTTCCCCAAGTAAAGACCTAGGGAATGGAGGATGGATGAGTATACCTATCTTTCTAGAAGTCATCAGACATATTTAGCCAATACATTTAATTAACAAGCGTGAAGAGAGGGAGATaacctcttccctccctcctcttctccctcttttcctttcttcccataaagattttcaaagcatctactatgtgccaggcatttagATACTCAAAGTGGgggaaacaaaaattagaaagacaTAGATCTGACCACAGGGGAATTTGTATTGCTGCTATATTCTTTTGAGCCATAGGGAAAAGTCAAGCCTACTGTAAATTAAAACTCCTTAAtgctctaaaatttaaaaataaatatagtataaGCAAAATGATTAGTTTCTTTCTTCAACAATGACATCTTGAGGTAGGAAAGTGTTTCGGGATGTATTAATATTACtcattgttctttccttttcatacAGAATCCATTTTTAGAAGTTAAGGTAACAGACACACCAAAACGATCCAGAAGAGATTTTGGACTTGACTGTGATGAGCACTCCACAGAATCTCGATGCTGTCGTTACCCTCTAACTGTGGATTTTGAAGCTTTTGGATGGGATTGGATTATTGCACCCAAAAGATATAAGGCCAATTACTGCTCTGGAGAGtgtgaatttgtatttttacaaaaatatcctCACACTCATCTTGTACACCAAGCAAACCCCAGAGGTTCAGCAGGCCCCTGCTGTACTCCCACAAAGATGTCTCCAATTAATATGCTATATTTTAATGGCAAAGAACAAATAATATATGGGAAAATTCCAGCCATGGTAGTAGATCGCTGTGGGTGCTCATGAGATTTACATTTGGTTCATAACTTCCTAAAACATGGAAGGCCTTCCCCTCACAATTTTGAAACTGTGAAATTATGTACCACAGGCTATAAGCCTAGAGTATGCTACAGTCACTTAAGCACAAGCTACAGTATATGAACTAAAAGACAGAATATATGCAACGGTTGGCATTTAACCATCAAAATAAATCATACAATAAAAAGGTTTATGATTTCCAGAGTTTTTGAACTAGGAGATCAAATTACATTTATGTTCATATATATTACAACATATGCAGGTAAATGAAAGCAAGTCTCCTTGTATTCTGGTGAATTAAAGGAGTATGCTTTAAAGTCTCTTTATagtctcatttaatatttacagaaatCTATATATAGTATTGGTAAAATGCAAGATTGTTATATACCATCATTTTGATTATCCTTATACACTTGAATGTATATCGTATAATAGCATACTTGGTAAGATGAAATTCCACAAAAATAGGAATGGTACACTATATGCAAGTTTCCATTCCTATTGTGATTGATACAGTACATTAACAATCCACACCAATGGTGCTAATACAAATAGGCTGAATGGCTGATGTCATCAGGTTTATCAAATAAAAACATccaataaaataatgtttctcctttcttcaggTGCATTTTCCAAATGGGGAATGgattttctttaatgaaagaaGAATCATTTTTCTAGAGGTCAGGATTTAATTCTGTAGCATACTTGGAGAAACTGCATTACCTTAAAAGGCAGCCaaaaagtattcatttttatcaaaatttcaaaattgcaGCCTGCTTTTGCAACATTGcagtttttatgataaaataatggaaatgactGATTCTATCAATATTGTATAAAAAGACTTTGAGACAATTgcatttatataatatgtatacaatattgtttttgtaaataagcgtctccttttttatttactttggtaTATTTTTACAGTCAGAACATTTCAAATTAAGTATTAAGGCACAAAGACATGTCATGTATGACAGAAAAGCAACTGCTTATATTTCGGGGCAAATTAGCAGATTAAATAGTGGTCTTAAAACTCCATATGCTAATGGTTAGATGGTTATATTacaatcattttatatttttttacattatgaACATTCACTTATAGATTCATGATGGCTGTATAATGTGAATGTGAAATTTCAATGGTTTACTGTCATTGTATTCAAATCTCAACGTTCCATTAttttaatacttataaatattattaagcaTACCAAAGTGATTTAACTCTATTATCTGAAATGCAGAATAACAAACTGATATCTTAACAagaattgttaattttattttataatttgataatGATTATATGTCTGCATATATTTACTTCTATTTTGTAAATTACCATTTTCTTAATCAAATTCATTGTACTTATGACTAAGTGAAATTATTTCTTACATCTAATGTGTAGaaacaatataaattatattaaagtgTTTTCACCTTTTTTGAAAGATACAACAGTTTTATATTATAATGACTAATTGTGGATTTCTGATTTTCACTTTATTATGAAAGTCTAATGGTTTAGCACAAAAGTTTGGTTTAGGAATTTTAGATCTGCTACTCTAGTTCTCATGAGTGAAATTCCTGTTAAATTGGTTCTGGTCAAGTTGCTTTAAGCATACAAAAGCAAGGACTAGTTAcatctgtttcatttctctttatcttgaCCTGAAAACTATTTATATGTTTTCATAGCATCAATTTCCAAATGCATTGCAGTTGGCAAGGGTATATGGTCCTAGAGTTACAAGTTCTACTGAAGCCACAGGAACACAGGGAAGCTGCATCTTTTTTTCTAGCACTTAATGATACCAGCACATTTATCTGAGCTTTGGGGGTACCAATTTTcaaattgaattgaaaaataatcataaagtgCCTAGAAATCCTTAAGTGCAACACTGTACATAAATGTTTTTGAAGTGAACTCTCTTCTCTACCGCTTATCAGTTTAGTAAGTTAGCTATAAAGCAGTGACTAAGTCTAATGCAGGAGGTGATTCAAATTCTATCTAGTGTCATGGttcctaaataaataatatatagtaaatatgAGTGTAATTTTTGACGATCAATGAAATTACAGCAATTTCCACTCATACAAACAAAGTGCAgtactttttctaattttaatactGACATATTTAACATTCACAATGCTGGAGCTATAAGGGGTGGCCCCTGTGGGGGAAGAAGCCAACTATGGTGATACACTTACAGTTGTACACAGTGGAACCTACTTCTTCCAGGGCCATGAATATACCTATACCAAAAGTGGTCAGCAGCCCATTAATGTACCTTAGGCTCTAGAGTACAAATAACTGGGACCTTCACCTCTATAGGTCCTGTGGGGACTATGAGAAAGGAACATCCTCAGTTTCTAAGGACCCAGTCACAGGACTCCCTAATCTTTATACTCACCCTTACCATGGAGCCCTAGGATCACTTCACCAACCTCATCCTGTGATAGCCCTCTCTTGAAACTCATATGACCACGAAAGAAAGCATCAGGACCAATCTCTTTTTGATGGGACCTAGGcagtttttgttctgttttgcttagGTCCTTGGAAATGGCAAAGGTACTCTGCCAGTCTGTCTATGGGtacatcattttcattttcagtaccCCAAGAATATTCACTTGTAATACATAATACTAATCCCtgagattttcaaaaaatatcatttaattgCAGTGTATCAgttttaatattcttaatattttgtaatACTTCTCATACTTCCCACAAATTTATGTTAGtcgaaaaaaaaatcaataaaaaaaccTTTCCAAACTCTACAGTTCTTTTTGTATTCAAGTTGATTGCTGCACTTCTGTATAGAACTTTACTTTCTTAAAATAAGGTAATAATTTCACATTGATAGCAACTAAATTAGAACTCAGTCtatccccaaaacaaaaaaaattatttcactttaaaCCATGATACATAATGTTAGGAAGTCAATGACCTTTTTGAAATCTGTTGAAAACTAGAGATACTctcactagaaaaaaatcaatacttacaattttgcatataatttcaggGAATTTAGGGCCTCCCTGGAGCTCATTCATAGACCCTAGTTTACAAACCCTTGGGAGGgatactgcattttctttcttaagataaaaactattatttatgaagtaaaaaaatatatttataaaggcCTGCTTTCCAAGTAATCTATTTTAGTCATTAAACAATTTGAGtattggaaaaggaaaataaatatcaaatcagCCTGGATGTCTTAATGTGGCTAAAATCCTTACTATTTACCCAAACATTCTATGTTTCTTAAAGATCATCCAATCACCACCTGTCAACTCTGTGAGAGATTAAACTAGACAAGTGAATAAAAAGGACCTCAAATTACAAACTTACATTCTTTTTATGTGtcaaaatccaaaataagaaattatcaGAGCTTTTGATGTCTGGGTGTCAGAATGAGGAGGATATGAGATGatagtatttactgagcaccggatttgtgccaggcactattctgacATGGCCAGTATGAGAGACATTATTGTGCCCAATTTACAGAAGAGAACTCTGAGGAAATGAGACAACAGAGGTATCTCAGTGGCCAAGCTGGGATTGAAACTAAGAGCAGTTTGACACAAGGAATTCACCACTCTGGTTACAACAATTCTTCACCAAGCCCTAATGGAAGAGTGGaatgtgttttaatatttatattttttaatatatccttATCTGGATTCAGCATTGGTTTTTGCAAAAGGTTGTCTGGCTGTATTTTAGTGAGGGAGGGTACAATTGGTGTGAATGAGAAGGTGAATGAAGAGCAGGTGATTAGCAAAGATGTACATGCAGAGATTGAAATAGGTCAGTGTCATAGAATATGAGAGCTAGAAAAGACCTTAGAAATTGTTCAATTTACATATGACAGAATTGATGCCTAAAGAGAGGGTTGCCCAAAGTTATATAGTGAATTGGTTCAAGAACCGAAACAGGAGCTCTGAAATGCTAGAGTAGAATTGATGGTGGGTCATAGTGAATGATTCCAGAAGACAAAATGCAGGAGagctaaaaacaacaaaagctgtGAGCCATGGTTTGTTCGCTGGGAATAGTCAATGCTGGACACTAAAGAAGTGTCCACAGGATTATACCAATTTACACCTATTCAAACAAACCTTTTGTCAACCTGGAAATTGTTTTGGACAAATAGACTGTAACGGGAAATCTATGGTAGTGTGTGACTAAAACCACTACTTTATTgtgtataataataaaaattaaaataataataaataattaatagttttcaaagtgttttcaccTTAATGAAGTAACTTTTATCTTCATAATGCTGAAAGTTAAGTATTACTACTATGCCCATTTCAAAGAAGGAGCTGAGGCTAAAAGAAATTAATCAAATTGCCCGAGGGAACATAGCATTCATATTTGCATATCAATTagataagaaatagaaatctaaATCAAATAAGTTACACTTCTTTGATCATGCATGCCAATAGTACTTATTAAAAAGGTAGcatgataaaaaaaatccatttaaaatatcaaatgattacttttaaaaataaaacacgtGAATACTATCCTATAATGTAACTAAGAAATTAAACCACAGGCTAAAATGTGATATGCAAGTCATGACTTGCCTGGCATGTGACGTACAGTGTTGAAATTTCATTTGCATGGTCA from Equus quagga isolate Etosha38 unplaced genomic scaffold, UCLA_HA_Equagga_1.0 203_RagTag, whole genome shotgun sequence includes:
- the LOC124233498 gene encoding growth/differentiation factor 8, translating into MQKLQIYVYIYLFVLILAGPVDLNENSEQKENVEKEGLCNACTWRQNTKSSRIEAIKIQILSKLRLETAPNISKDAIRQLLPKAPPLRELIDQYDVQRDDSSDGSLEDDDYHATTETIITMPTESDLLMQVEGKPKCCFFKFSSKIQYNKVVKAQLWIYLRPVKTPTTVFVQILRLIKPMKDGTRYTGIRSLKLDMNPGTGIWQSIDVKTVLQNWLKQPESNLGIEIKALDENGHDLAVTFPRPGEDGLNPFLEVKVTDTPKRSRRDFGLDCDEHSTESRCCRYPLTVDFEAFGWDWIIAPKRYKANYCSGECEFVFLQKYPHTHLVHQANPRGSAGPCCTPTKMSPINMLYFNGKEQIIYGKIPAMVVDRCGCS